The following nucleotide sequence is from Cottoperca gobio chromosome 20, fCotGob3.1, whole genome shotgun sequence.
TGCTTCTGCCAACTAGTCAAGTTGAAGTTCACATCCAAGACTCATAAGATGTGAAGGTATTATGTCACTGAAAATGACGTGAAGTTTCATTGACGAGGCATCCGTCTTGACAACAAATATACAACTTCTTTCATTGCGACGGACACAAACACTTGTGGCAGCCAGGATGAGTTGGCACTTGAAAGAATTGGCCACGATTGAGCAAACTAATTGGTTTTTCCAATGAACTCTCCCCGATGGATTCACAGcatcacaaaagaaaacagctcGCCGCGTAACGTTCACCGCTACCAACAGTGGCAGCCCAGCTCGTCGGAGCCCTACTTTAGGGTTCGTTTGGTTTATTCCACAACCGTTTCCGTTGTTTGGCCTTCTGAGCAAACAAAGAGACCAATCACATCAGCCTCTCGGTTGAGAGCATGTTTGAAACCGTGTTGAGATTACAGTTTGTCCCGCAGAGAGTTTTGATAAGTTTATTTCTCATTACCCGTCCTGGTCACAATTTATTATCCATGTCCCCGAATAAAGTCGACTGTCAAGTCTTGCAGTCAGAAGCAGGGCACCGTCAGAGCTGAGGCAAAGCAGTAGTACAGTACAACAGTGTGAAGATATTTAATAACCATTGGTGGTGTCATCAACCGAGACCCAAAACACCCAGCATGTACGGACTAATGATCTTTTCAGCCGCTGGTTTGAGCAGCTCAGTAAACCTGATGCGCCGCCAAAACCAAGACCACAATTCAGTTACACTACGCCTCGCAGAGAAGAGTTGCTGAATGTCAACCAGTGCCCTGTACGAAACCCGGCCCCTCAAATTTAACTTCCACCCCCCCCACTGAGCCCCTGAGAATAACTCAGAGCTGAACAGTCTGACAGGAGGGCCTTGCGTCTTAGGCGCCGGGCTTGATAAAGGCCATAGTTAGAGCACGAGATAAAACAAGCTTGGTTTAACATGTTACCAACAGAGCCCAACAGGAGTAGGACTCACCAAATACATTACAATGTGTTCTGTATGACTTACCATCAAAGCTGCCGTGTTCTGTACAATACTGGAGCAGTTTTCCATAAGTCTCCAAAGAAGGacggaaaacaaacacaccggAGTTGAAGCAGTCGGGCCAGCCAGGGTCGGGAGCAGCAGACAATTCTTCTCTGTCAAACAGCTCGTCTATATTTGAAAGCACCTGAGATGCAGACGGACACATGTAGATCGTTTTAGTACAACATCTGGAATATCTCTAGCTCAAGAAAAGTGTTCAGTCAGCCTCACCAGTGTGTCTGCGtccatgaaaacacattttgagtaaTGCGTGAGAGTCCAGCAATGGAGTTTGGTGAAGGTGACGCCCAGGTCAGGCCTCTTCATCATGTCCAGGTGCGCCGTGTCGCCGCTGTCCAGCACATCCACCACCCTCACCTCGTCAAAGATTCTCTTCAGCACGGCCCTAGAATGAATGAATGGTGGTAAACAAGGCTCGACAAGAACGCTAACAAGTCTGATTTAGAAACGTTGCACCACTGGGTCGGGGGATAGTTTCTTACTGGCAAGGCTCCGACATTTGCGGACCAATTAGTGCCACCAGCTTCTTGGATGTTTTGTGGTTGCGGAGGGACTTGCCCAAAACCATGGCTCCCCGAGCATAGTTGTCATTGGTAGCTAAAGTTACAAAAGCCTGGTCTgttgaggaaagaaaagaaagttacTCATTAGCAAATGATGAggttaaaatgttcaaaagatACTTTGCAATACCATAATGAAGTTTACTTTGTATTAGTAGAGAGAGAAGTGTCTGGAGACTGAAGACAACTGCACAATACCCCAAAACAAGTTGAATTTCACAAGCACTATGGTCTGGCCTCGCTCGTTTAAAGAAAATAGGACTTTAGTACCCAGTACcagattaaatgtttattattagctGACTTTTATTTACAGTGTGGTGCCTACCGTGTACCACCACCACCTCTGAAGGCAGGGAGGAACCTGGCGAGTCAGAACAATGACTCGCCTGTGAGAGGACATATAAATTGCAGTGATGAAATCAGCATGGCAGCTGGTTATGTGACTGGAACATGCGAGCCAACATGAATCCCACTTGGATTTTTAAAAGTCTACCTCTTGGCACTGGACTACCAATAATGGGCAcagaaagtaagaaagtaagtccagtatacatataaaatgttaattgttGCTCAGAGTGCAGTTTTGCCCCTTAGAGGTGCCAGGACAAGTTGCTTTCCCATTGGCTGGACACTGCaccacacctcctttctctcaCACCCCCGTTGATACAACAAGCACCTTTGTATTTGTGCAAcaaatcataaataaaaagttcaaCCATTGCCAAACTCAGTTAATTTACAGTacaggctgcacacacacacacacacacacacccactttCCCCAGTAAGAGTATACCACAAGGGGGAGTTGGGTAATGGAGAATCATAGTAGCACAGAGTTTCCAAAACTACCTGAACGGGGTACAAAGAGTCCCCTGCAGAAAGAGTTCATGTCAAATGTTCGGACATGGTTTTATATGACAACAGTTTGTACTCAACATGACAAAGAGTGGACCACTGCTGCTCGCGACACTCTTATCTTCATCATAGTTCGGTAACCATGTGTCACATATGGTGGACCACTTTACGCGTCGGTCAGCTGATCACTATGATAAGACAGCAAAACACATCGTGGAGACACAATGTACTTtggcattaaaaaacaaaacgtacaAAACATAACCAAAACAACTTTATCGACACACTGCCGCTTTCAAAATAGCTACAGGCTGATATTGAATAGTGCAAAAGTCCGCGAGACTTTGAAAActtcacagaaaacacagctttagcatcaatgaaatgttaaaatgttacataCCAGCCATGACGAAGAGGTCGACGCTCCTGTGAAGCCTGGACTCGAGGACGCAGCAGCTTAACGTGGAGAAAAAGGACTGAGTGGATATACAGAGGTGGATTTATACCAGCATGACAGCAGCCAGGCGCAGCGTCATGTGACGGTGCCCACACACCCACCTGCTCCCAACATGAGCCTCCAACCCCCCTCCCGGAAGGTCGGAGAGTTCAACTATTCACAGATTTACTAAGTATTCGGTGTAAATGTAAAGGCGCAAGTATCACATGTGCATTGGACAGAGTTTATATTCTTTTAGGTAGTTGATGCGTTAAGTtagagtttgtttgtttacaagaaagcCCCAAAACTAACCTTTACTCAGACTTCATTCACATTCCCAAGATATTATTCTGCAGCCTTGACCTTTCAAAGAACCATTGATTGGTGTCATCTTTACTCTTGATGACAATGTAAAGCTGGTGATGATGCTGTAATGAGGTGCTGAGATCAGGGACAACATGTTCCTTATTGTACATCTGGTGTTTGTCGCCATCTTGCGGAATAAAGACAGTATAGCAAGACAGTGACGAGACAAACAGAGGCTGTTGTGCAGCTCCATGGAGCTCTTGTACTGTGTTACACAACAGTGGATTATTTTTAGTGGTCTCAGAAGAGCTCTTAAAATAATTTTGGACATTGGTTTAATACAGAAGGGAAGGGGATCAACTGTacctatttaattatttatatttaaatcaaaacaacaacaatattagtgtattttaaatgcatatatGTAATATTCCCTTCACTGTACTACTGATTTTTGGAGAAATCATGAACACAAGTTAGGAAGCCTAGcctagaagaagaaaaaaatcttaCGGATTATatgaaacctttattttacaaaaGCCATGACTGAAATTGTACCTTCTGGCTTCAGAGATGAGTGCCAGTGCAGTTACACTCCCTGCTGATCTTTGGCTCCTTTATTTTCTCCACTCAGGCAAATGCTTGGCAGAGTGGAGACGCTGCCAAGGAGTTACTCTGTGGGTGTCACATGCTGTGCTGCTGGACTAAAACCCTTAAAGACTGATACCCCCAACCTTCACCACTGGATCAGTGCCAGCAGAGCAAGAAGTATCATCAGGGTTCAAAGGGTCTGATACGGTTGATTAGTCGAtgcttttgtttcttgtttgctttttctttttgattgaGAAGCATTGCGTAGTTTAAGTGTGCATTGGCTGAATTGTTCAGGGCAACACACTAGATTGTTTGCGTTGTTAAAGTTCACTCTGTTACAATATGTTCTTGAGCCATTGTTCTTATAATATCTGCTCACACAAGTGTTCTGTCCTCTCAGGGATGGGCTGTGTAGTGTAAGCATTACTTTACTCGCCATACATACGATTGTTTTGACGTATATTCTCAAACGCACGACAAAGGCTCAGTCCATCAGACACTATATTATCATATACACATAAAAAATGATTCAGTATGTAGGGATGGATCATTGATTTTATTGTTTGCACTCATCTTGACATTCTGTCAAGCACAGCGAGGAAACATGGCGGGTGGTGCCCGTATCCATGGATACAGGCTGGAGATGGCTGAGAGGTTGGAGGGGCTGGGGGCTGGTACAGAGGAGCTGAGTTGGCAGGGGTCCTGGCAGTTCCGCTCTTTAATAGAGGTTCTTCTGCACGTAGGAGGCGATGTACTTGACGGCCAGCATGGTCTCCTCACACGTGGGCTTGATCTGAGACTCGGGCAGCAGGAAGCCATAACGACCAGTGTCACGCAACTCGAAGGTGTAGGAATACTTCACACCCAGGTCGTGGGCCCAGTCGTCAGAGCCTCCAGCAGCAGGGTCTAAGAGCAGATAAGGAGAGGGGGATTATTCAGAGTGGGATATGCTGATGACCTGGGACAGCTTGCATGTGTTTTAATACAAATGATGCTTTCAGGGGCCAGAACACCATCCTTTGTTAGCTAGAAATAGCTTTCTGTCATGATAGGCCATGTTGCCTTTAGAGGCCATATCTCTCAAAAGAGGTTCTTGCATcgtgaacacatcataatacatatatgtatcGGTAGAAAATAGAATATCAAGCTTCCTCTAATACACTGGAGACAAATGCAGATGCAATGTTTGCTGTGCTTACAGATGGTTGCAGCGGCGGGTCCACTGGTGTAGCGAGTACCGTACAGACTAcgcagagcagcagaggctcCCTCAGCAACCTTCAGCTACCATACAGAAAAGGGAACATAGTCAGATGTGTTAAAGGACCAATCAGAAGGTTTTTGACCATACAAAGTACAGATACATTCATATATGTGACTGAATACTTTGATAAAGCTGGTTTTATTCCTTTATTCCTTATATATATCTCTAAAGTTAGCTAGCACTAGCCACCATGagctactggtcataccagaccaagtaagGTTG
It contains:
- the gyg1b gene encoding glycogenin-1b isoform X2 codes for the protein MMKIRVSRAAVVHSLSYQAFVTLATNDNYARGAMVLGKSLRNHKTSKKLVALIGPQMSEPCQAVLKRIFDEVRVVDVLDSGDTAHLDMMKRPDLGVTFTKLHCWTLTHYSKCVFMDADTLVLSNIDELFDREELSAAPDPGWPDCFNSGVFVFRPSLETYGKLLQYCTEHGSFDGGDQGVLNGFFADWPTADISKHLPFIYNLSSIAIYTYLPAFKQYGGNAKVVHFLGKTKPWSYTYDTKSKQISGSEPDTTHPTFLLDWWTLYSSAVVPMLQEQYGDKPFFSGCVADGSCPSFAQALQPGMSSEERKQKWEQGQADYLGMDSFDNIKRKLDSFLK